The genome window AATGCAGAAAATTTTACACGAAAACTATCGAAAGTATATCGATATGTTTTGCAAAGTAAAAATCACGATTTAATTTCCTTGAACAAAGAACTTGAATTTATTGATTCTTTTATTTTTCTGCATAAGGTCAGAATAGGAAATGCTTTAGAATATGTAGTAAATATTTCTAATGAAATACAACCAATGCAAATCCCTCCTTTAACCTTACAAATTTTGATTGAAAACGCTCTCAAACACAACATAGCAAATGCAGAAAATGTTCTGAAAATTTCAATCGAAAGCGGTAGTGATAACACTTTAATCGTGAGTAATAACTTACAAATTATTGATACAGTCAATTCAACATACACTGGTTTAGCTAATTTAAGCAAGCGATTTGAACTCATTAAAAAAGATGGTTTTACTTATGGTAAACAAGAGGGGAAATTTGTGGTAACCATTCCTTTAATCGAAGAATAAAATGATAAAAGTAATAATAATAGAAGACGAATTACCAGCACAACGCTTACTAAAAGAAACATTGCAGGAAATCAATTTTGAAACAAATGTTATTGGGTGCTTAAATAGTATAAAATCTGCCGTGGAGTGGTTTCAAAACAATCCACATCCCCATATTGTTTTGTTGGATATTCAATTATCGGATGGCCTTAGCTTTGAAATTTTTAAGCAGGTAAAAGTTGAAAGTGCTATTATTTTTACAACTGCTTATGATGAATATGCCATCCAAGCCTTTAAAGTCAATAGCATTGACTACCTGTTAAAACCAGTAGAAAAAGATGAGTTAAGATCTGCCTTTGAAAAATATCATAACTACAATAAGAAATATATTCAGGAACAGAATTCCAATATTGATTTTTCCGAACTTGCTTCTTTAATTAAAGGTGAAAAGACTGAATACCGTAAA of Flammeovirga agarivorans contains these proteins:
- a CDS encoding LytR/AlgR family response regulator transcription factor codes for the protein MIKVIIIEDELPAQRLLKETLQEINFETNVIGCLNSIKSAVEWFQNNPHPHIVLLDIQLSDGLSFEIFKQVKVESAIIFTTAYDEYAIQAFKVNSIDYLLKPVEKDELRSAFEKYHNYNKKYIQEQNSNIDFSELASLIKGEKTEYRKRFLIHSNESFFHLPVEDIALFYSMRGVTFAVTFEKREYPVNFSLENLKDHLQPDNFFKLNRQFIVNIDAIKRVHAYFNGKLKIEMQPSHSEDIIIGKDKAASFKRWLDR